In Bos mutus isolate GX-2022 chromosome 2, NWIPB_WYAK_1.1, whole genome shotgun sequence, one DNA window encodes the following:
- the PIGV gene encoding GPI mannosyltransferase 2 isoform X1 yields the protein MWPLDPSRKEVLGFAVSCRVLTLVLQAVFNAIIPDHRAEAFSPPRLAPSGSADQLVEGLLGGLSHWDAEHFLFIAEHGYLYEHNFAFFPGFPLVLLLGAELLRPLWGLLNLRSCLLISVALLNSLFSALAALALHDLGCLVLRCPRQAFYGALLFCLSPANVFLTAGYSEALFALLTFSAMGQLERGHSWTSGLLFALATGVRSNGLVNIGFLIHSQCQGFFSSLMVHNALRQLLKLMGSVFLSVFTLGLPFALFQYYAYTQFCLPGSAHPIPQPLLQLAVDQGYRTAEGNKPPWCSWGLPLIYSYIQDIYWNVGFLRYFELKQVPNFLLAAPMAILVAWATWTYVTTHPWLFLTLGMQRSKNKKTLEKPEPGFLSPRVFVYLVHAAALLLFGSLCMHVQVLTRFLCSSTPIVYWFSAHLLLDQEPLLKSLEAVPGKPPAGDPPPGQKVPRNSIMGLLYNWKTCSLVTRCVLGYFVTYWLLGLLLHCNWLPWT from the exons GCTGTCTTCAATGCCATCATCCCAGACCATCGTGCAGAAGCCTTCTCTCCTCCTCGCCTCGCCCCCTCTGGCTCTGCAGACCAACTCGTGGAAGGTCTTCTGGGTGGCCTATCTCACTGGGACGCTGAACACTTCCTGTTCATTGCCGAGCACGGCTACCTGTATGAGCACAACTTTGCCTTCTTCCCTGGTTTCCCCCTGGTCCTGTTGCTTGGGGCTGAATTGCTGAGACCCCTGTGGGGGTTACTGAACCTACGGAGTTGCCTGCTCATCTCAGTAGCACTGCTCAATTCCTTGTTTTCCGCGCTGGCTGCACTTGCACTTCATGACCTGGGCTGTTTGGTTTTGCGCTGTCCCCGCCAGGCCTTTTATGGAGCACTGCTCTTCTGCCTCAGCCCCGCCAATGTCTTCCTGACTGCTGGTTACTCAGAAGCTTTATTTGCTCTCCTGACATTCAGCGCCATGGGGCAGCTGGAAAGGGGCCACAGCTGGACTAGTGGACTCCTTTTTGCCCTGGCCACTGGTGTACGCTCCAATGGGCTAGTCAACATTGGCTTCCTCATACATTCTCAGTGCCAAGGCTTTTTCTCATCTCTCATGGTGCACAATGCTCTGAGACAGCTCTTGAAGCTGATGGGCTCTGTGTTCCTGTCAGTGTTCACACTCGGCCTTCCCTTTGCCCTCTTTCAGTATTACGCCTATACCCAGTTCTGTCTGCCAGGCTCAGCCCACCCCATTCCTCAGCCCTTGCTGCAATTAGCTGTAGACCAGGGCTACCGAACTGCAGAGGGAAACAAGCCACCTTGGTGCTCCTGGGGACTTCCCCTAATATACAGCTACATCCAGGATATCTATTGGAATGTTGGCTTTTTGAGATACTTTGAACTCAAGCAGGTGCCCAATTTTCTACTGGCTGCACCGATGGCTATATTGGTTGCCTGGGCAACTTGGACATACGTGACCACCCACCCTTGGCTCTTCCTTACACTTGGGATGCAAAGGAGCAAGAACAAAAAGACCCTGGAGAAGCCTGAACCTGGATTCCTCAGTCCTCGGGTGTTTGTGTACCTGGTCCATGCTGCAGCGCTGCTGCTGTTTGGCAGtctgtgcatgcatgttcag GTTCTCACCAGGTTTTTATGCTCCTCCACTCCTATTGTGTACTGGTTTTCAGCTCACTTGCTTCTGGATCAAGAACCGCTGCTGAAATCCCTAGAGGCTGTGCCTGGGAAGCCTCCTGCAGGGGACCCTCCACCAGGACAAAAGGTCCCCAGAAACTCTATCATGGGACTCTTGTACAACTGGAAAACTTGTTCTCTGGTCACACGATGCGTTCTAGGCTACTTCGTGACTTACTGGCTCTTGGGACTACTCCTCCATTGCAACTGGCTGCCTTGGACATAA